Part of the Lotus japonicus ecotype B-129 chromosome 6, LjGifu_v1.2 genome, AGATATATTTGAGTGTTTCACATTTTGAATATATAAAGCAAGCATCCCTGCATGCCAACAAGAAGTGCACAAAATCCTCCAAATCCACTttcttctataaaaaaaattttgtGTACCTCAATATATGCGAGAGTAATTTCATAAATAatcgttttcaaaaaaaaatcataaatcatCACTTTCTTAATTATCAAAAATACCACAAAGCAATCAAAAGTGTCATACCATCAaagtgaaatatatatatatatatatatatatatatatatatatatatgaaaatgtcATTTTGGTAAGCTTATttgtttttggttacaagaggaaatgtATTTTGGTAAGCTTATTTGAAACAAAAATAAcgcgtttttttttttctatttttagaaAACCAATCAACTGATTCTGCTGACACTTTCCTTGGATGTGATCTAATTTCTCGTCAAATTTCACAAGTTAGTTAAGCCTGACACAATCTGAAAGTATCAAAATGCCCCTTACATAAATAGAACAAATTAACAAGAAGAAACAAAAGCACATTATTGCATGtttctccttctttctctcttcccttcatcagaatcataaaacaaaacaattttTCATGAGTAATGGGAACGTTTCAGAGCTTCAGAAAGGCCTATGGAGCTCTTAAGGACTCTACCAAGGTTGGCCTTGCCAAAGTCAATAGCGAATACAAGGTGATTTTGATCCCCATTTTCGCATATACAAACTTATACATATGCATgaacatatatctatatatgatCAATCTCTAGCTCATTGTTGTAATTTTTTCAATTGCTTTCTTATTCTTCcattttttatgttttgatgatgGTGTTCCATTTTTTTTGAAGGAGTTGGATATTGCAATTGTAAAGGCTACCAATCATGTGGAATATCCTCCCAAAGAACGCCATGTTCGAAGTAAGTTGATATACCTCATTAGTCATCTttgattctcaaatttttaaatttaatttataccTTTTATGTGTGATCATGAAATTTGTTTTGCATAAGCTCTGAATTGTTATTCATTTTTCAAAGCTTCAAATTATCAAGCTATGCTTGTTCATTTTCCTTGCTATTATTTCACTAAAAATTTGAAATGGTTACAATAATGTGAAGTTTAAGGTATTGATCTAAATTGCAATGCTTATTTTCTCCAACactcttttttatatatataaaacttgCCTCAAATTGTTTGCAGAAATATTCTATGCGACATCAGCACACCAACCACGAGCAGATGTGGCATATTGCATTCATAAACTTTCCAAGAGGCTTGGCAAGACACGAAGTTGGATAGTAAATCCTTTTCACACTTAGCAGTTTGACATGTTTTCTTTTGAAAATACTAAGAGCTAAATGATaatccaaaattcaaaacaaattaATAGGAACATGGTAGCACATTAGAAGTCTTTGAACAGTGGTGTTGGAGGTTTTGCTTTATTTGCTTTCCTCTTTATGCATGCTTATTTGGTATCATGCAGTGCATGTCAtgaaatccttctacaatcGATTCTAAAGCGTAATCAATTTTGAGGAGAATCTTTTGTTCTAGAATTCCTAATTAATTACGAGGAAAGAGGagttaatccaaacatgctagtaGGGTGAATCGTCGTCTTATGGTTCTGATTCTATTTCAAAACTATTAAGATATGACATGTTCATCAATTAGCATCCACCTTGTATGATTTAGATAGAACCTGGACACAATTTTACTATGATAAAGTGTTTTCTTCACCATGTAACTGAGTAATAAAATGACAGGTTGCTATAAAGACATTGATAGTAATTCACAGGACTTTGAGAGAAGGTGATCCTACCTTCAGAGAAGAGATTCTAAACTACACACGTAGGGGACATATTTTCCAAATATCCAATTTCAAAGATGACTCAAGCCCTCAAGGTAATTTAGTCAGTGGATTATTTATAAACTCTTTTGTTATTCAGCATCATTTCATTTCATGACTAATTGAGTTTCTCTGTGCAGCTTGGGATTGTTCAGCTTGGGTTCGAACCTACGCACTATTCTTAGAAGAAAGACTTGAATGTTTTAGAATACTTAAATATGACATCGAATCTGAGCGTATAATCAAATCATCACCAGCTGCAACTAAAGTATATGACATTCCATGATCACAAAATTTTCTAAGCTTCTTGTTTCTATGTTTAGAATGTTACTAACTTCATGCCGTAACAGGGACATAGTAGAACTCGGTCAGCGGGTGCTGAAGATCTTTTGGAGCAGCTACCGGCATTGCAGCAACTTCTATATCGTCTAATCGGTTGTCAGGTATGAAAGATTCGGTACATGTGTTTCGTTGTGTCCTATGCAGTGTCATAGCCGGTCCTAAGCTTGGATCATGTGATCACTTAGTGGGATAACACTTTTGTTTATGTTTGTTTATTCTTGACTTAAAGATGacatttaatttgttttaatatCTTGTAGCCTGAAGGATGTGCTTACAGCAATTATCTAGTGCAGTATGCATTGGCCCTGGTATGTATGTTTATTATTTGTTCTTAGCACATAATAGCAGCTTAAGACTTATATTAAGTGGAAATTGTATGACTAGATAATTACGGATACATGTAGTCATGTGGTCATATATGCAATTAAACTAGTATCTTCCAATAAAGAGCTTTTAGAATCCTGTCATATGATTATTGCTACTAGATCATATCActccattgaagaaatggattCTGATAAGAGATAAAGAATTAAAGATTACAATGGCTTAATGAATCACATTATGTAATTTCTACCCTTTTGGAATTGTATATCTTGAAATTCAAAATGATTGCAGCCTAATTCATCCCCAACACCAGTTCTAATTCCCTGAAAAGAAatagattttgatgatttttctGGGATCTCTGTAGTTAGGCTTGTGTCTCTTTTTGTCACTTCTTTTTGTCTTTTGGTGATGTCATGTAGGTATTGAAGGAGAGCTTCAAGATATATTGTGCACTCAATGATGGAATCATCAATCTTGTGGACTTGGTAGTGTCATGTcagtttatttttctatttgatCATTTCACATGAATTTTAAATTGTACTAACTGATTCGAGTTGCAGTTCTTCGATATGTCAAGACATGACGCGGTGAAAGctctaaatatttataaaagagCTGGCCAACAGGTTTACACTGATTATTTTCTTTAGAGACATTCTTGTTGCAATTGAATGTGGGTTGAATCTTTTTTGAACTGATGGTTTTTCTTATTAATACTATGCAGGCTGAAAATCTAGCTGAATTTTATGAGTACTGCAAAGGCTTGGATCTTGCTAGAAATTTCCAATTTCCAATGCTGAGACAGGTTCTTTTTGTTTCTTAGTGTATACTTCATGTGATACAATGGGCAGAAGAATCTCATAGAGCTCTTTTACTTCAATAAACAGCCACCTCCCTCTTTCCTTGCCACAATGGAGGAATACATTAGAGAAGCACCCCAAACAGGCTCTGTAAATAAGAGACTGGTAAGAAAAAGTAATGTTCAAGTTTCTTTAAGAAAACGTTTGTATTACATGTATTCTTAGATTTGTATAAAATCTTCAATGAACTAGTATGGAAGTGGATTCCCTACATTCAGTCATCCAATCTTAGTCGCTCGATCAAGATAGGCCAGTTcggattttaaatttttatctaCCGTTAGATCTTGATGAAATATATGAAACGACTGTTCTTAATCTGGCGGCTCAGATTGCGTGACTGTGTGAATACAGATATAGTTATCCCTGACTACAGGAATCTGAATCCATGAGAGAACTTGTTCTCATCAATTTAAATAGGTATTCTTTCAGACAAGCCACAATACATTTGTATAATTTAGTTCATTAATGAATTCCACTCAACACCAGGAGTATCAAGAAAATGATCAATCACCGAAAGAAGAATCAGAATCCAATGAACCCGAAGAGCCTCAAGaaagtgagaaagaagaagaggaggttAAGGAGGAAGAACCAATAgcagaggaagaacaacaaccaaaggaagaggaggaggttgAGCCTCCTCCTTTGATATCAACTGATGATACAGATTTGCTGGTATGTTTTGGTTATCTGGTAATAATAATGTTCATGTGTTTATGATGTTGACTTTGATAGAGTATATTTGTTCACCTTTCTGTAGGGtctaaatgaaataaatccaAAAGCTGCAGAACTGGAGCAAAACAATGCTATGGCCCTTGCAATCTTACCACCTGATGGTAAGGCCTAAAGTAATTGATAAATGATGATTGATTAACCTGTCTGGATACGTtccaaagagcacttattggagcttatatACTAAAAAACCGCTGAATAAGatccaataagtgctctttgtTCTACAGCCAAACACGCtctaataaatattaattgtttTAGTACATGTCTTCCCAAAGTTCAAATACACCGACCTATGTATCAATCAGGCCTGAATTCATGGACTAAAGTTTACTTGTTTGATTCCTCATCCAATTCTAAGATTTTGAAAGTTTTATGCAGGCCATAATCCAAACAATCTTGCTTTAAGTAGCATTGGTGGGACAACTGGTTGGGAGCTTGCACTCGTCACAGCACCAAGTAACCACACCAATCAAGCACCAGATCGCAAAATGGTTTGTTTCTCTGCCTTACTAATTCGAATTGCTTATCTTCGTTGAGTTTGCAGAtcctatctttatttatttgtatAAATATAACATAACCAGTCAGATCTGTGATGAGTTGGCATGATTTCCATTCAACATAAATAAGTTACAAATACACTTTCAAGTAAGTTATCTATGTTATGTAAGTTTGTTTGAAAATAGTTGTACTACCAAATTTCCATATAGATCAATGATTCATGGATATTAAGGACAACATAGGCTATAATTTTGCATTCAGGTAAGAGTAAAAAAATAGACCATTCATAGAGAGAGTGTTGAACCTGCTCTCAAGATATCTTGCGTTCGGGGCAGTCAAGAGTCCACAGCCATCCGATCTTATTCACAGATGACTCAGACTTAAAGAGGTCATTATACCTTATAATAGTCTCTTTATATCTAAATGGTAGGATCTTGATCGGACGGTTGTAGTTCCCTGACTTCACCGAGTTCATGATTCTCAGACTGTAAGGAATATGAATTCCAAGTTACATGTCTCATTGCAAGAAAATGACATTTTCTTTTTTCGGTGAGTCAGGCTGGTGGTTTTGACAAGCTATTACTAGACAGTTTGTATGAAGATGATAATGCAAGGAGACAACATCAACTCCAAATGGCTGGTTATGGACATGGGGGAGTGCCTGTGGAAAATCCATTTGATCATTATAATCAGCAGCATGATCCATTTGCAATGTCCTCCAACATAGCACCTCCAACCAATGTGCAATTAGCATTACTGgcacaacaacagcaacaacaccaAATGATGTACCAGCAgcctcaacaacaacaacaacacatgatGTTCCAaccacaacatcacaacatgaTGATGGTCCCTCACCCACAACATACCCAATACCCTCACCAGATGCAGAGTGGGGATCCTAACAATCCTTTTGGAGATCCCTTACCTGTGCCTAGCTATCCTCACAGTTCCTTGCCTCAACAAGGAAATTACAATTTAATGTAGAGTTCATTTTTTCTACTTAAACCTACCTACCCTCTCATCTTCAAAGCTTCCCACACCAAACAGAaagttttcttttgttttcctGTGTAGCATCACCTTCTGTTGATGAAATTCTTTAATTGTTGAACAGTGAACAagatatgtaatttttttattcttattatctagacaaataaatgaaaaaaggtCACTTATATAAACTATGAACGTGGAAATATAGTCAAAGTTGTTTCATATATTACTACATAAAGATCATTTATTCCCTCTTGACATTGTGATTCACATGCATACTTTAGAGCATATGTGGTTTCACGATTTACACATCATTCAAGACATTTATTCAAAAGCTAAGACTTGTAACTTCTTATGAGAATTAATTCTAGACCATTTCACCATGTAACCAAACATGCCACTAGATGTGTATAATGTTGTATCTCCGCA contains:
- the LOC130723610 gene encoding putative clathrin assembly protein At5g57200, which translates into the protein MGTFQSFRKAYGALKDSTKVGLAKVNSEYKELDIAIVKATNHVEYPPKERHVRKIFYATSAHQPRADVAYCIHKLSKRLGKTRSWIVAIKTLIVIHRTLREGDPTFREEILNYTRRGHIFQISNFKDDSSPQAWDCSAWVRTYALFLEERLECFRILKYDIESERIIKSSPAATKGHSRTRSAGAEDLLEQLPALQQLLYRLIGCQPEGCAYSNYLVQYALALVLKESFKIYCALNDGIINLVDLFFDMSRHDAVKALNIYKRAGQQAENLAEFYEYCKGLDLARNFQFPMLRQPPPSFLATMEEYIREAPQTGSVNKRLEYQENDQSPKEESESNEPEEPQESEKEEEEVKEEEPIAEEEQQPKEEEEVEPPPLISTDDTDLLGLNEINPKAAELEQNNAMALAILPPDGHNPNNLALSSIGGTTGWELALVTAPSNHTNQAPDRKMAGGFDKLLLDSLYEDDNARRQHQLQMAGYGHGGVPVENPFDHYNQQHDPFAMSSNIAPPTNVQLALLAQQQQQHQMMYQQPQQQQQHMMFQPQHHNMMMVPHPQHTQYPHQMQSGDPNNPFGDPLPVPSYPHSSLPQQGNYNLM